A stretch of the Cytobacillus luteolus genome encodes the following:
- the opp4B gene encoding oligopeptide ABC transporter permease, whose product MLQYSLRRILSMIPLLLLISLVVFSLAKMMPGDPFAGEIDPSNTNPKYIEEMREKLGYNDPILVQYGRWITKFVQGDFGKSTVYKKPAAELIADRIPNTLLLAITALVLTYVISFFMGMYAGRKPYTIGDNLIAGYNYIALAIPSFVAAILAIYFFSFQLNWFPFSGSVKIGLEEGTMEYYLSKMHHVLLPALVLGLMSSASYTQFLRNDIIENSRKDFVRTARAKGTKESKIYNKHILRNSVIPLVTFLGFDIAALISGAVITETIFTYPGIGQLFLESVTRRDYAVMMSITMLLSFLSLFGNLIADLVYGLVDPRIRLD is encoded by the coding sequence ATGCTTCAATACTCGCTACGAAGAATACTTAGCATGATTCCATTATTACTCCTTATCTCCCTAGTGGTATTCTCCCTGGCAAAAATGATGCCAGGGGATCCATTTGCGGGAGAAATTGATCCATCGAATACAAACCCAAAGTATATTGAAGAAATGAGAGAAAAGCTTGGTTATAATGACCCGATTCTCGTTCAATATGGAAGATGGATTACTAAATTTGTTCAAGGTGATTTTGGAAAATCAACAGTTTATAAAAAGCCTGCAGCTGAATTAATAGCAGATCGAATACCAAATACGTTATTGTTAGCTATTACAGCCTTAGTTTTAACGTATGTCATTTCATTTTTTATGGGTATGTATGCAGGAAGAAAACCTTACACTATAGGAGATAACCTCATTGCGGGTTACAACTATATTGCACTAGCAATCCCTTCATTTGTTGCTGCAATTCTAGCAATCTACTTTTTCTCATTCCAGCTTAATTGGTTCCCATTTAGTGGATCAGTGAAAATTGGTTTAGAAGAAGGAACGATGGAGTATTACTTAAGTAAAATGCACCATGTGTTATTACCTGCTTTAGTATTAGGACTTATGAGTTCTGCTTCTTATACACAATTCTTACGTAATGACATTATTGAAAACAGCCGTAAAGACTTTGTAAGAACGGCAAGAGCAAAAGGAACAAAAGAGTCAAAAATTTACAACAAGCATATACTTAGAAACTCAGTTATACCTTTAGTTACATTCCTTGGATTTGACATTGCTGCTTTAATCAGTGGTGCAGTTATTACTGAAACGATTTTTACTTATCCGGGAATTGGTCAACTCTTTTTAGAATCAGTAACTAGAAGAGATTATGCAGTAATGATGTCGATAACAATGTTACTTTCATTTTTATCACTTTTTGGAAATTTAATTGCAGACTTAGTATATGGATTAGTAGATCCACGTATTAGACTAGATTAA
- a CDS encoding ABC transporter permease: MVTYIIRRIIMAIPLLIGITILSFAIVKMAPGGATTLLMDPNIKPADLEKFYEKYGLNDPIHIQYGKWLGNMVQGDFGTSLVRKGTPVSEMILNRLPNTLLLMGVSTILAIIISIPFGVLSATKPYSKTDYTVTVTSFLGLATPNFWLGLVLIMFFSVKLGWFPTGGTQTLNAPFSIWDRLHHLVLPAFVLATADMAGLTRFTRTSMLEVVKQDYMRTARAKGFKATKVIYKHGLRNGLIPVITIFGLMLPGFIGGSVIVESVFGWPGIGKLFIDSAFQRDYPVIMALTVISAVFVVIGNLMADILYAIFDPRIEY; the protein is encoded by the coding sequence ATGGTAACATATATCATTCGCCGTATAATAATGGCTATTCCCTTATTAATAGGAATTACCATACTGTCTTTTGCTATTGTAAAAATGGCACCAGGTGGCGCAACTACCTTATTAATGGATCCGAATATTAAGCCAGCTGATTTAGAGAAGTTTTATGAAAAATATGGTTTAAATGATCCAATTCATATTCAATATGGAAAATGGTTAGGAAATATGGTTCAAGGTGATTTCGGTACATCTCTTGTTCGTAAAGGTACACCAGTTAGTGAAATGATTTTGAATCGATTACCTAATACCCTATTGTTAATGGGAGTATCAACCATTTTAGCGATTATCATTTCAATCCCTTTTGGGGTTTTATCTGCAACAAAGCCATACTCTAAAACGGATTATACCGTTACAGTAACCTCCTTTTTGGGTCTAGCCACACCAAACTTTTGGCTAGGATTAGTTCTAATTATGTTCTTTTCAGTGAAACTTGGCTGGTTTCCAACAGGTGGCACCCAGACTTTAAATGCTCCTTTTAGTATCTGGGATAGACTACATCACTTGGTACTCCCAGCATTCGTTCTTGCAACAGCCGATATGGCAGGTCTTACCCGATTTACTCGTACAAGTATGTTAGAAGTAGTAAAGCAAGACTATATGAGAACTGCACGTGCAAAGGGTTTTAAGGCTACAAAAGTTATCTACAAACATGGATTACGTAATGGGTTAATCCCAGTCATAACAATTTTCGGATTAATGCTACCAGGCTTTATTGGTGGGTCTGTTATTGTAGAATCGGTATTTGGTTGGCCAGGAATCGGAAAGCTATTTATTGACTCTGCGTTCCAACGTGACTATCCGGTTATTATGGCATTAACAGTTATCTCTGCAGTATTTGTAGTAATTGGAAATCTTATGGCGGACATTTTATATGCAATCTTTGATCCGCGGATTGAGTATTAA
- a CDS encoding ABC transporter ATP-binding protein: MSALLEVKNLKTHFFKKKTVIPAVDGVDLKINKGETVALVGESGSGKSITSLSIMRLVPTPPGKIVDGEIYLDGKELVSMSENDMCKIRGNEISMIFQEPMTSLNPVLTIGEQITEILTYHQKMTKNEANKKAIELLEMVGFSRAAELINDFPHRLSGGMRQRVMIAMAMSCNPKLLIADEPTTALDVTIQAQILDLMKEVSKKFDTSILLITHDLGVVSEIAERVVVMYGGQVVEEASVDDLFDEPFHPYTEGLMASIPAIDGEITRLQSIEGNVPSPENMPIGCRFAPRCVKAFDRCHSELPQLKQVNGQRSVRCFLYDSEEAGA; this comes from the coding sequence ATGTCTGCATTACTAGAGGTAAAGAATTTAAAAACACACTTCTTTAAAAAGAAAACAGTTATTCCAGCTGTAGATGGTGTGGATTTAAAAATCAATAAAGGTGAAACTGTTGCGCTTGTTGGGGAATCTGGATCTGGAAAAAGTATAACTTCACTTTCAATTATGCGTCTTGTTCCGACTCCTCCGGGTAAAATAGTAGATGGTGAAATTTACCTAGATGGTAAAGAATTAGTAAGTATGTCAGAAAACGATATGTGTAAAATTCGTGGAAATGAAATATCAATGATTTTCCAAGAACCAATGACATCTTTAAACCCTGTACTTACCATTGGAGAGCAAATCACTGAAATACTAACATATCACCAGAAAATGACTAAAAATGAAGCAAATAAAAAAGCAATCGAATTGCTTGAAATGGTTGGCTTTTCGAGAGCTGCTGAACTGATAAATGATTTCCCACACCGACTATCAGGTGGGATGAGACAAAGGGTTATGATTGCAATGGCGATGAGCTGTAATCCAAAATTGCTTATTGCAGACGAGCCCACAACTGCCCTTGATGTTACAATTCAGGCACAAATACTAGATTTAATGAAAGAAGTAAGTAAAAAGTTCGATACTTCTATTCTATTAATTACTCATGATCTTGGAGTAGTTTCAGAGATTGCAGAAAGAGTAGTAGTAATGTATGGTGGTCAAGTTGTTGAAGAAGCATCAGTAGATGATCTTTTTGATGAACCATTCCACCCGTATACAGAAGGACTAATGGCATCTATTCCTGCAATTGACGGAGAGATTACACGTTTACAATCAATTGAAGGAAACGTTCCTTCTCCGGAGAACATGCCTATAGGCTGTAGATTCGCTCCTAGATGTGTAAAAGCATTTGACCGTTGTCATTCAGAATTACCACAACTAAAACAGGTTAATGGACAGCGCTCAGTAAGGTGCTTTTTATACGATAGTGAGGAGGCAGGGGCATGA
- the opp4C gene encoding oligopeptide ABC transporter permease produces the protein MEVVTKPNTPTPKNVAKSPSPWVIARRKFVKNKLAMISLIFLVVVTILSFLAPYITTKDIIRVDFMNISKEPSAANWLGTDTNGRDVFTRMLYAGKSSLTVGLACMFFITLIGTTVGSIAGYFGGKVDQLLMRFVDFILNFPFLVFVIVLNTILVGKVSGLWTLIGVICLLSWGGVARIVRSRILAEKENEYILAAESIGCRPSKVIIKHLLPNVASTIIVQATLLMAVMIVAESALSFLGFGVPVDTPSWGNMLAEARDSDVLRNKTWMWVPPAVAITLVILSINFIGEGLKDAMNPKSRR, from the coding sequence ATGGAAGTTGTTACAAAACCTAATACACCAACACCGAAAAATGTCGCTAAAAGTCCCTCCCCATGGGTGATAGCAAGAAGAAAGTTCGTTAAAAATAAATTAGCAATGATTAGTTTAATATTTTTAGTTGTAGTAACAATTCTTTCTTTTTTAGCTCCGTATATAACAACAAAAGATATCATAAGGGTAGACTTTATGAATATCAGTAAGGAACCATCTGCTGCGAACTGGCTTGGAACAGATACGAACGGAAGAGATGTATTTACTAGAATGCTTTATGCAGGTAAATCTTCTTTAACAGTTGGTTTAGCATGTATGTTCTTTATCACTTTAATTGGTACAACTGTCGGATCGATTGCAGGTTATTTTGGTGGTAAGGTTGACCAGTTATTAATGCGATTTGTAGATTTTATTTTAAACTTTCCATTCTTAGTCTTCGTAATTGTTTTAAATACGATCTTAGTTGGAAAAGTTTCGGGTTTATGGACGTTGATTGGTGTTATCTGTCTACTAAGCTGGGGTGGAGTAGCACGTATCGTACGTAGTAGAATACTTGCAGAGAAAGAGAATGAATATATTCTTGCTGCTGAATCAATTGGCTGTAGACCATCTAAAGTTATTATCAAACATTTATTGCCTAACGTAGCTTCTACTATAATCGTTCAAGCGACACTACTTATGGCAGTTATGATTGTTGCTGAATCAGCACTAAGTTTCTTAGGCTTCGGTGTACCAGTTGACACACCAAGTTGGGGTAATATGTTAGCTGAAGCACGTGATTCAGATGTTTTAAGAAACAAAACATGGATGTGGGTTCCACCAGCGGTAGCTATTACTTTAGTTATTCTATCAATTAACTTTATTGGTGAAGGATTAAAGGATGCAATGAATCCTAAATCAAGAAGATAA
- a CDS encoding YjbA family protein, with amino-acid sequence MLYLHDIWVNWFEGEENGYNVCHFHEWRKDDSVELLDQVPLLKVDSLLFDYIENDLMELPQQLLGDIFQKAYVRKNHERIQLDYCFVVTDGQGILAVDTIGYNIPIRKSRLIPRQEQLVYDMVSEQESIPYSFDHIRTSTEKEYHILSPSPDEMKGLTRKERQLKQLLFMALDQLQSTKNAAEIRYWYTEWNPKKYEPIQTMTFEEVWQNLYEETRNGWSPKHIQLCENLIKGQPFFEKLWELEQETKVN; translated from the coding sequence ATGTTGTATCTTCATGATATTTGGGTAAATTGGTTTGAAGGTGAAGAGAACGGTTATAATGTTTGTCACTTCCACGAGTGGCGTAAAGATGATAGTGTTGAACTTCTAGATCAAGTCCCTTTACTTAAGGTAGATTCTCTTTTATTCGACTATATTGAGAATGATTTAATGGAATTACCGCAACAGCTCTTAGGTGATATTTTTCAAAAAGCATATGTACGAAAAAATCATGAACGGATTCAACTAGATTATTGTTTCGTAGTAACCGATGGACAAGGTATTTTAGCTGTTGATACAATCGGGTATAATATCCCGATCCGTAAGAGTCGCTTGATACCAAGACAAGAGCAGCTCGTATACGATATGGTGAGTGAACAAGAATCAATTCCATATAGCTTTGACCATATTCGTACGTCTACTGAAAAGGAATATCACATTCTATCGCCTTCACCAGATGAAATGAAGGGGTTAACCAGAAAAGAAAGACAACTTAAACAGCTATTGTTTATGGCTCTTGATCAATTACAATCAACAAAAAATGCTGCGGAGATTCGCTATTGGTATACGGAATGGAATCCAAAGAAATATGAACCTATTCAAACAATGACTTTCGAAGAAGTTTGGCAGAATCTATACGAAGAAACAAGAAATGGTTGGTCTCCTAAACATATTCAATTATGTGAGAATTTAATTAAGGGACAGCCCTTTTTTGAAAAACTATGGGAATTAGAACAAGAAACAAAAGTAAATTAA
- the opp4C gene encoding oligopeptide ABC transporter permease, with protein sequence MSQTNLTPKTSNDAALIHAVSKKPDTMTKIIFSKFMKNKLAVIGGIFLLLIIGAAVFAPVLAPYSFEEQRLLDKLKPPSKEYLLGADKFGRDILTRLLYGARVSLLVGFASVFGAITIGTIIGSLAGYFGGIIDAILMRFVDIIISIPQLFLLITLVTIFQPGVDKLILIFALTSWTTTARLVRGEFLSLRTREFVLASRTIGTRAYKIIFSHILPNALGPIIVAATLQVGGVILAESALSYLGLGIQPPTPSWGNMLQDAQNFTIMLKAWWYPLFPGLLILFTVLCFNFVGDGLRDALDPKVND encoded by the coding sequence ATGTCACAAACTAATCTTACACCTAAAACTTCTAACGATGCTGCGTTAATCCATGCGGTTAGTAAAAAGCCAGACACGATGACAAAAATTATATTTTCTAAGTTTATGAAAAATAAGTTAGCGGTCATTGGTGGAATCTTTTTATTATTAATAATTGGTGCTGCTGTATTTGCTCCAGTATTAGCACCGTATTCGTTCGAAGAACAAAGATTACTAGATAAATTAAAGCCACCTAGTAAGGAATACTTACTTGGAGCTGATAAGTTCGGTCGTGATATATTAACTCGTCTACTTTATGGTGCGAGAGTATCACTATTAGTAGGATTTGCATCTGTATTTGGTGCAATTACTATTGGTACAATTATCGGATCTTTAGCTGGATATTTTGGAGGCATCATTGATGCGATATTAATGAGATTTGTTGATATTATTATATCAATTCCTCAGCTTTTCCTTTTAATTACTTTAGTTACAATTTTCCAACCTGGTGTTGATAAACTAATTCTTATCTTTGCTTTAACAAGTTGGACAACAACAGCACGTTTAGTTCGTGGGGAATTCCTATCTTTAAGAACACGTGAATTCGTTCTGGCGTCTAGAACGATTGGAACAAGAGCTTATAAAATTATCTTCTCTCATATACTACCAAATGCACTTGGTCCGATTATCGTTGCTGCAACATTACAGGTAGGTGGAGTAATCCTAGCCGAATCAGCTTTAAGTTATCTAGGATTAGGTATTCAACCACCAACTCCAAGCTGGGGAAATATGCTACAGGATGCACAGAACTTTACAATCATGTTAAAAGCATGGTGGTATCCGTTATTCCCGGGATTACTGATTTTATTTACTGTATTATGTTTTAACTTTGTTGGTGATGGTCTACGAGATGCACTTGATCCAAAAGTTAACGATTAG
- a CDS encoding methyl-accepting chemotaxis protein, with amino-acid sequence MKKSEYFLKKIKALFSSRKLQKLQKSRNGFKPKLNLNRHSIGFKINIAFIISVTAFGVILSSIVSPYIGKNMEQSIRQQSTMVAETQIKSIQTYVDTTVEELQLMSDSLKQKSDQEISNGYAKMRGSNKKFLDIYHIGQDGMEQMRQGYKSVVSDRKDDAVYSSVMENDLYISSVESRENYIGSRHYIETAVSVTDLLNRPIGIIGTYIDMNTLWNEVTSGIDQSTEQKMYIVSKDGSLVSTNDKSWLNEQVDAEGNFLNLLAHEGIKQMVSQIEETDFSETSILNGSGIFKNENNNEQVTSYTYDHNLGLAVFVETPTKVAFAAISDIQRIIYLIIFASIIAVTVFSIIFSRRLVSPINKLIVASNRISNGDLTTLTEIHRKDEIGALATSFDSMITNLRGIVTQTKNASSLTFNTSQRLKETAEDVAAASQEINAAIEQIAFGAENQVAISQSNDEKITTLLNIATKLDEQKSEVIQTAVFTQKTIASNQQILDSLINGVQNLASSTSDSANEVKVLEDRTNQIRNIVQTSREIADQTNLLALNASIEAARAGEHGKGFAVVADEVRKLAQASRAASNEVETIINNVVGSIAIVNEKMSSSIKQAKEESLSAEQAKQALLEIIKSMDSVLGSVELMDKLVSEQTEHVVEIQEKSKEALHVATDATSSTEEVAAASVQTSSNMNSVITHIESLLDMASDLQKSVERFKLED; translated from the coding sequence ATGAAAAAGTCAGAATATTTCCTTAAAAAAATCAAAGCTTTATTCAGTTCCCGGAAGCTACAGAAACTACAAAAATCAAGAAATGGTTTTAAACCTAAACTAAATCTAAATAGACATTCAATAGGTTTTAAAATCAATATTGCTTTTATAATTTCTGTTACCGCTTTTGGTGTAATTCTTAGTTCAATTGTGTCACCTTACATTGGAAAGAACATGGAGCAAAGTATTCGACAACAATCAACTATGGTTGCTGAAACACAGATCAAGAGCATCCAAACCTATGTAGATACTACGGTTGAAGAATTACAGTTAATGTCAGATTCTCTTAAACAAAAGTCAGATCAAGAAATTAGTAATGGCTACGCTAAAATGCGGGGATCAAATAAGAAGTTCCTCGACATTTATCATATAGGTCAAGATGGCATGGAACAGATGCGTCAAGGTTATAAGTCAGTTGTTAGTGATCGTAAAGATGATGCAGTTTATTCGAGTGTTATGGAGAATGACCTTTATATTAGTTCTGTAGAATCACGTGAAAATTATATTGGCTCAAGGCATTATATTGAAACAGCTGTTTCTGTTACTGATTTATTAAATAGACCAATTGGTATTATTGGTACATATATAGATATGAATACATTATGGAATGAAGTTACGAGTGGCATTGACCAAAGTACAGAACAAAAAATGTATATCGTATCCAAGGATGGTTCTTTAGTATCAACAAATGATAAAAGTTGGCTCAATGAACAAGTTGATGCAGAAGGCAACTTCTTAAACCTTTTAGCTCATGAAGGAATCAAACAAATGGTAAGTCAAATTGAAGAAACAGACTTCTCCGAAACTTCAATATTAAATGGTTCTGGAATCTTTAAAAATGAAAATAACAATGAACAAGTTACTTCATATACGTATGATCATAATCTAGGACTTGCAGTGTTTGTAGAAACTCCTACAAAGGTTGCTTTTGCAGCTATTTCTGATATTCAACGAATTATATATTTAATTATATTTGCATCAATTATTGCTGTTACAGTCTTCTCGATTATCTTCTCTAGAAGATTAGTTTCACCTATTAATAAACTAATAGTTGCTTCAAATCGTATTTCAAATGGAGACTTAACGACTTTAACTGAAATACATCGGAAAGATGAAATCGGTGCTCTTGCAACATCATTTGATAGTATGATTACAAACCTTAGAGGCATTGTAACGCAAACGAAAAATGCCTCAAGTTTAACTTTTAACACCTCACAACGCTTAAAAGAAACTGCAGAAGACGTAGCTGCAGCATCTCAAGAAATAAATGCTGCGATTGAGCAAATTGCATTTGGTGCTGAGAATCAGGTGGCGATTAGCCAAAGCAATGATGAGAAAATAACAACTCTATTAAATATTGCTACTAAATTAGATGAACAGAAGTCTGAAGTGATACAGACAGCTGTATTTACCCAAAAGACAATAGCCTCTAACCAACAAATACTTGATAGTCTAATAAACGGTGTTCAAAATCTGGCAAGCTCGACTTCAGACTCTGCTAATGAAGTTAAAGTACTAGAAGATCGTACAAATCAAATACGAAATATTGTACAAACATCCCGTGAAATTGCTGATCAGACAAATCTACTTGCACTTAATGCTAGTATAGAGGCGGCACGTGCAGGTGAACATGGTAAAGGCTTTGCTGTTGTAGCAGATGAAGTACGAAAACTTGCTCAAGCGAGTAGAGCGGCATCAAATGAAGTTGAAACTATTATTAATAATGTAGTTGGGTCAATAGCAATTGTGAATGAAAAAATGAGTAGTAGTATAAAACAAGCAAAAGAAGAAAGCCTGTCAGCTGAACAAGCAAAGCAAGCTTTACTTGAAATTATTAAATCAATGGATTCTGTTCTTGGTTCTGTTGAATTAATGGATAAACTAGTATCAGAACAAACAGAGCATGTTGTAGAAATACAAGAAAAGTCTAAAGAGGCTCTTCATGTAGCAACCGATGCCACTTCAAGCACAGAAGAGGTTGCAGCCGCATCAGTACAAACATCTAGTAACATGAATTCAGTAATCACTCACATAGAATCTTTATTAGATATGGCATCCGATTTACAAAAATCAGTTGAACGTTTTAAATTAGAAGATTAA
- a CDS encoding ABC transporter substrate-binding protein, translating into MKLKKSAWLLLCLTLVMSLFLAACSGDSTAPAETPKEEKPKEETPKEEPKDTNEPQFGGDLIVGSIGSPTLFNSLYSSDNSSGEIEGFIYNGLVGGDTEFNPVNDLASDVQMSEDGLTWTIKLRDDVKWHDGEQFNADDVVFTYNVPLHEDYDGPRKSAFEGIESITKVSDYEIVIKLSKIDATFGTTGLSYGILPEHILGAVPVAELGEHEFNTKSPIGTGPFKFAEWKDGEYVKVVANEDYYEGRPYLDSITYKIVPDQNALLAQLQAGDVHYINVPGTDLETVKEFPGIKIQSGLALSYTYFGVNQLQDRFKDVRVRQAFTHALDREGIVEAVMNGDGEVAHVPESPLSWAYSDDVTKFEYNPEKAKQLLAEAGWTDTDGDGWLDKDGEKLSFTVKTNQGNKIREDIAVVLQQQFKEIGVEAIPQIVEWSAFIEQVTAPNWDYDAMILGWALSTFPDLYDIFHSSQMEQGLNFTHWDNAEASKLMEDARQILDRDEYKKAYAQIYKIVSEEQPYTFLYYPNAHYAMPENLEGKEFHARAAFYDINKWWFKTE; encoded by the coding sequence ATGAAGCTTAAAAAGTCAGCTTGGCTACTATTATGTTTAACTTTAGTAATGTCATTATTCTTAGCTGCTTGTTCTGGTGATTCAACAGCACCAGCTGAAACACCGAAAGAAGAAAAACCAAAAGAGGAAACTCCAAAAGAGGAACCTAAAGATACTAACGAACCACAATTCGGTGGAGATCTTATCGTAGGATCAATTGGTTCTCCTACATTATTCAACTCGTTATATTCTTCAGACAATTCAAGTGGTGAAATTGAAGGTTTCATCTATAATGGATTAGTTGGTGGGGATACTGAATTCAATCCAGTTAACGACTTAGCATCAGACGTTCAAATGTCTGAAGATGGCTTAACATGGACAATTAAACTTCGTGACGATGTAAAATGGCATGACGGTGAACAGTTTAATGCTGATGACGTTGTATTCACTTACAATGTACCATTACATGAAGACTATGATGGTCCTCGTAAATCAGCGTTCGAAGGTATTGAGAGTATCACTAAAGTAAGTGATTATGAAATTGTAATTAAACTTTCTAAAATTGATGCAACATTCGGCACAACTGGTTTAAGCTATGGTATCTTACCTGAGCATATCTTAGGAGCTGTACCTGTTGCAGAACTAGGTGAGCATGAATTCAACACAAAATCTCCTATCGGTACTGGTCCATTCAAATTTGCTGAGTGGAAAGATGGAGAGTATGTTAAAGTTGTTGCTAACGAAGACTACTATGAAGGTCGTCCTTACTTAGACTCTATCACTTATAAAATTGTTCCTGACCAAAATGCTTTACTTGCTCAGTTACAAGCTGGTGACGTTCACTACATTAACGTACCAGGAACTGATTTAGAAACAGTTAAAGAATTCCCTGGAATCAAGATTCAATCTGGTTTAGCTCTTTCTTATACTTACTTTGGAGTTAACCAATTACAAGATCGCTTTAAAGATGTAAGAGTACGTCAAGCATTCACTCATGCTCTTGACCGTGAAGGTATTGTTGAAGCTGTAATGAACGGTGATGGTGAAGTTGCACACGTTCCAGAATCACCATTATCATGGGCTTACAGTGATGATGTAACTAAGTTTGAATACAATCCAGAAAAAGCAAAACAACTTCTTGCTGAAGCTGGTTGGACAGATACTGACGGAGATGGCTGGTTAGATAAAGACGGAGAAAAATTATCTTTCACTGTGAAAACAAACCAAGGTAACAAAATCCGTGAAGATATTGCTGTAGTTTTACAACAACAATTTAAAGAAATCGGTGTTGAAGCTATTCCTCAAATCGTTGAGTGGAGCGCATTCATCGAGCAAGTTACTGCACCAAACTGGGATTACGATGCTATGATTTTAGGTTGGGCATTATCAACATTCCCTGACCTATACGATATTTTCCACAGCAGTCAAATGGAGCAAGGCTTAAACTTCACTCATTGGGATAATGCTGAAGCTAGTAAGCTAATGGAAGATGCTAGACAAATTCTAGATCGCGATGAGTACAAAAAAGCTTACGCACAAATTTATAAGATCGTATCAGAAGAACAACCATATACTTTCTTATACTATCCAAATGCACACTATGCAATGCCTGAGAACTTAGAAGGAAAAGAGTTCCATGCTAGAGCTGCTTTCTATGACATTAACAAATGGTGGTTCAAAACTGAATAA
- a CDS encoding ABC transporter ATP-binding protein: MISTTNLESEKLVIDNDQTAILELQDVKKHFPIKAGLLQRTVGQVKAVDGINLKLYKGETLGIVGESGCGKSTAGRTIIRLYEPTEGKILFKGKDISHMSENQLRKEVRKDIQMIFQDPFATLNPRKTLRSIISEPMITHNLYSGKEREEKVKELLDTVGLNSSFINRYPHEFSGGQRQRIGIARALALKPELIIADEAVSALDVSIQAQIINLMQDLQKDFGLTYIFISHDLSVVRHISDRVGVMYLGKMMELAGKDSLYANPLHPYTQALLSAVPVTRKKGAVKRERIVLKGELPSPSNPPAGCVFHTRCPAATDICRQAVPEFKEVENDHYVACHLY, translated from the coding sequence ATGATTTCAACTACAAACTTAGAATCTGAGAAATTAGTAATCGATAACGATCAAACTGCAATTCTTGAATTACAAGATGTAAAGAAACACTTCCCTATAAAGGCAGGATTACTTCAAAGAACCGTAGGACAGGTAAAGGCTGTTGACGGCATAAACCTAAAACTTTATAAGGGTGAGACGCTAGGTATTGTTGGTGAATCAGGCTGTGGTAAATCTACTGCTGGTAGAACAATTATACGACTCTATGAACCTACAGAAGGAAAGATACTTTTTAAAGGCAAAGATATATCACATATGTCTGAAAATCAGCTTCGTAAAGAAGTAAGAAAAGATATCCAAATGATCTTTCAAGATCCATTTGCAACATTAAATCCGAGAAAAACGTTACGTTCAATCATTAGTGAACCAATGATTACACACAATTTATACAGTGGTAAAGAACGTGAAGAAAAAGTTAAGGAATTACTAGATACAGTTGGGCTAAATTCTTCATTTATCAACCGTTATCCACATGAGTTCTCTGGTGGTCAACGTCAAAGAATTGGAATTGCAAGAGCACTAGCACTAAAACCTGAATTAATTATTGCAGACGAAGCAGTATCAGCCCTAGATGTATCGATACAAGCCCAGATCATAAACTTAATGCAGGATTTACAAAAAGATTTTGGATTGACGTATATTTTTATCTCTCATGACCTTAGTGTTGTTCGTCACATTAGTGACCGCGTGGGTGTAATGTACTTAGGTAAAATGATGGAATTAGCAGGAAAGGATAGTTTATACGCAAATCCTCTCCATCCATATACACAAGCACTACTATCAGCAGTACCTGTTACTAGGAAAAAAGGTGCGGTTAAGAGGGAAAGAATTGTTCTTAAGGGTGAATTACCTAGCCCGTCTAACCCACCAGCTGGTTGTGTATTTCATACAAGATGTCCAGCTGCTACAGATATTTGTCGTCAAGCAGTCCCTGAGTTTAAAGAAGTGGAAAATGATCATTATGTAGCCTGCCATCTTTACTAA